One Nicotiana sylvestris chromosome 12, ASM39365v2, whole genome shotgun sequence genomic window carries:
- the LOC138882668 gene encoding WEB family protein At3g02930, chloroplastic-like produces the protein MHTACNKELNTIGHPMVSPCDKPQVSDESIGGPMCKVKSSSKASSFPHDESLKRQTLNEITRISPMTNTAVSIFEGKSIVFNCKKEFILGLREDICNRLSKTRPELFSSYREQIIEIFEDMKKTNILDLSPLEGLLNSLFELAALYDQERSNMADKTSEDEKLELISKAKERLESFKLEASEKVKKVSSSEKKLKRVVKKLQTLQQERENLEGVIEATQKEVEEIQEQISTAETKVSSYDNVNLLTVDDSANLEEKKKNLEISCQELINYKFCLD, from the exons ATGCATACAGCTTGTAACAAAGAG TTAAACACCATTGGGCATCCGATGGTATCCCCATGCGACAAGCCGCAAGTGAGTGATGAATCTATTGGAGGGCCTATGTGTAAAGTGAAGTCATCTTCAAAGGCATCATCTTTTCCTCATGACGAATCCCTAAAAAGACAAACTCTAAATGAGATAACTCGCATTTCACCAATGACAAATACGGCGGTATCTATATTTGAAGGAAAAAGCATTGTTTTCAATTGCAAAAAGGAATTCATCTTAGGACTTCGGGAGGATATTTGCAATAGGCTCTCCAAAACTCGTCCGGAATTGTTCTCATCTTATAGGGAGCAAATCATTGAGATTTTTGAGGATATGAAGAAGACGAATATTTTAGATCTTTCTCCATTAGAAGGTTTACTAAATTCTCTTTTTGAACTTGCCGCATTATATGACCAAGAGCGATCCAATATGGCTGATAAGACGAGTGAAGATGAGAAGCTAGAGCTGATTTCCAAAGCTAAAGAGCGTCTCGAATCGTTCAAACTTGAAGCAAGTGAGAAAGTCAAGAAAGTTTCCTCTAGTGAAAAGAAGTTGAAGAGAGTCGTGAAGAAGTTACAAACATTACAACAAGAGAGGGAGAACCTCGAAGGTGTTATAGAAGCGACTCAAAAGGAGGTTGAAGAGATTCAGGAACAAATTTCAACTGCCGAGACTAAGGTCTCTTCATATGACAACGTAAATTTGTTGACAGTTGATGATTCGGCCAAtttggaggagaagaagaagaacctgGAGATTAGCTGTCAAGAATTGATCAACTACAAATTTTGTTTAGATTAG
- the LOC138882669 gene encoding uncharacterized protein: MLLCHFDMKPFIVKAWTPEFGFSREELLTVPFWIKFPGLDFKYWNKKGLSKIGSLVGKHIMVDQNIEKRNGMNFARLLVEVGMNAKRPDVVLFRNERSKLIKQKVIYDWKPILCSYCSKYGHAEEVCRIKKKLAMENAEQHKEMNNVAQTEPKNNKSNEQIPVNFEQRKEETSTRTDDYREQMVGIHIPNKQKEVKLLCNEERVGLVGLLETKIKSNRIEKLANNMFVGWKYLTNLEYHYNGRIWITWRPDYYKVILMSMLAQVIKCEVHHIPLQMTFELCYVYALNTREERKDLWDKLVSHSRGCTRPWMILRDFNSILKTEDIIGRNPVTWAEVKDFHNCVVECGLLELPAQGNRYTWNDKHEEQRIFSKID; the protein is encoded by the exons ATGTTGCTTTGCCATTTTGACATGAAACCATTCATTGTAAAGGCTTGGACACCTGAATTTGGATTCAGCAGAGAGGAATTGCTAACAGTTCCATTTTGGATTAAGTTTCCTGGACTGGACTTCAAATATTGGAATAAGAAAGGTTTGAGCAAGATAGGCAGCTTAGTAGGGAAACATATTATGGTGGACCAAAATATAGAAAAGAGGAATGGAATGAATTTTGCAAGGTTGCTAGTTGAGGTAGGAATGAATGCAAAACGACCAGATGTAGTTCTCTTTCGGAATGAAAGAAGCAAGTTAATCAAACAAAAAGTCATCTATGACTGGAAGCCAATTTTGTGCAGTTATTGCTCTAAATATGGGCATGCAGAGGAAGTTTGTAGGATCAAGAAGAAACTGGCAATGGAAAATGCAGAACAACATAAGGAGATGAACAATGTGGCACAAACAGAACCCAAAAATAATAAGAGCAATGAACAAATTCCGGTGAACTTTGAACAAAGGAAGGAGGAAACAAGTACCAGAACTGATGATTATAGAGAGCAAATGGTG GGGATTCATATTCCTAATAAGCAAAAAGAGGTTAAACTCCTTTGCAATGAGGAAAGAGTGGGGTTGGTTGGTCTATTAGAAACCAAAATAAAAAGTAACAGAATTGAGAAGCTAGCAAATAACATGTTTGTGGGATGGAAGTACCTTACAAACCTTGAGTACCATTATAATGGTAGAATTTGGATTACTTGGAGACCTGATTACTACAAGGTCATTCTTATGAGTATGTTAGCTCAAGTAATCAAGTGTGAAGTTCATCACATTCCTCTTCAAATGACATTTGAATTGTGTTATGTCTATGCATTAAATACTAGAGAAGAGAGGAAGGACCTGTGGGATAAGTTAGTATCTCATAGCAGGGGATGTACAAGGCCTTGGATGATTTTAAGGGATTTTAACTCAATCCTTAAAACAGAAGACATAATAGGAAGAAACCCTGTGACTTGGGCAGAAGTGAAAGATTTCCACAACTGTGTAGTAGAATGTGGCTTATTGGAGTTACCAGCACAAGGCAATAGGTACACTTGGAATGACAAACATGAAGAACAAAGGATattctcaaagattgattga